A single region of the bacterium genome encodes:
- a CDS encoding T9SS type A sorting domain-containing protein, with amino-acid sequence MKNYASAILVVFGLTVLLSTSALGQSPFVATSGYYGPPVVLNGDPFMGGYTGIQINVPQNVLITNVRVRINVSCPDNSRFGTFITDPGGFARANLAHWRNGSLSGQDFSNTVFDESAPVSIYSGTAPYLGFYNTGFGELSMMNGLMSGGDWGVSIEYWAMGSVTLNSVELEINDGAVLPVEMTSFNAVGADKQVFLHWNTESETDNAHFNLYRSTMESQRGELLAQLDGLQNSATGREYNYTDNRVLNGQTYYYRIADVSMNGVETIHPFVVMATPSENALGVIPIKYTLSQNFPNPFNPSTQITYGISQAGNVHLTVFDAMGRELKTLVNGYQSPNTYKITFNAENLPSGTYYYSLSTKGFSTTKKMVFMK; translated from the coding sequence GTGAAAAATTACGCAAGCGCTATTCTGGTAGTCTTTGGACTAACAGTATTATTGTCAACAAGTGCTTTAGGACAATCACCCTTTGTTGCCACTTCCGGATACTATGGACCGCCAGTCGTGTTGAATGGAGATCCTTTTATGGGTGGTTATACTGGAATTCAGATTAATGTCCCACAAAATGTACTAATCACGAATGTTCGGGTGAGAATAAATGTGTCTTGTCCTGACAATAGTCGGTTTGGTACGTTCATAACCGATCCCGGCGGTTTCGCACGAGCGAATTTAGCCCATTGGCGGAATGGTTCTTTAAGTGGCCAGGACTTTAGCAATACTGTATTTGATGAATCCGCACCAGTTTCCATTTACAGTGGGACTGCACCATATCTTGGTTTTTACAACACCGGTTTTGGTGAATTGAGTATGATGAATGGATTGATGTCAGGCGGCGATTGGGGAGTCTCCATCGAATACTGGGCTATGGGGTCGGTTACTCTCAATAGTGTGGAGCTTGAAATCAACGATGGTGCGGTACTACCGGTAGAAATGACGTCATTTAATGCCGTTGGGGCTGACAAGCAAGTATTCTTGCATTGGAATACCGAGTCGGAAACCGATAATGCGCATTTCAATCTCTATCGTTCAACGATGGAAAGTCAACGAGGTGAATTGTTGGCTCAACTCGATGGACTGCAGAACAGTGCCACTGGAAGAGAATACAACTATACCGACAATCGTGTATTGAACGGGCAGACCTACTATTACCGCATTGCGGACGTTTCGATGAACGGGGTTGAAACAATTCATCCCTTTGTTGTCATGGCTACACCGAGTGAAAATGCATTAGGGGTCATTCCTATCAAGTATACACTGTCGCAGAATTTCCCGAATCCCTTCAACCCTAGTACTCAAATAACCTATGGGATTTCACAGGCAGGGAATGTTCATTTAACCGTGTTCGATGCAATGGGACGTGAGTTGAAGACACTCGTGAATGGGTATCAGTCACCCAATACTTATAAGATTACATTCAACGCCGAAAACCTCCCTTCGGGAACTTATTATTATTCTCTATCGACCAAAGGGTTTTCGACGACAAAGAAGATGGTGTTCATGAAGTAG